In Necator americanus strain Aroian chromosome IV, whole genome shotgun sequence, the following proteins share a genomic window:
- a CDS encoding hypothetical protein (NECATOR_CHRIV.G15215.T1), giving the protein MSQYSPSFGKSPLPSPPAPIAESELDISEYSPENLRAQPLEEEVLKVLESTRNGHDVHRAEPCKASPSIPIRPLPVPFEPSTHERKCSRCNISLGVLLTVFLILSVALFIVWAVTSNGFSSLGGAAVCTSRDCIDTAFRFTNSIDGALNPCDNFYRHSCGKFHRQDLEKQKNFVEIQTDATRHALYGLLSTTDANDTSKTARMARNLFLSCTNTTQRSSAGYTPLLDTLKNLPCGPILAGCNFNSTLYIWERHSGVLGWYAGKFNLIVFGTNVHPQDRTQITLQFRPPELSGIINPIREKLIRLANPGPTEIDTLLQVQLRQNLARSPLFILMEPDDKKRQTMLDEVAQLMVEVNKIATVTSSNITDMTFEELVKRVLKSVVNLVDSQEILSPRLAILRLRPLRQKPISIINCYSPISAADEPELDAFYEELEEVIRNEKSFYKFVVGDFNAKLGKTTEEEYRIGRRPGDLNENGKCLARLLSAALLFHGNSLFMKKIIVGGHENRPMTRAEIDHILTNRRWCLFDVSAVSSFCSGSDHRLLPAKIRSSHTMEKNICYRQRRRKEVEDCVLEDSLSQGDWHIEEDPHVDYEMLFRGLRVCAERASKPRTTNLDRIPKNTKELLERRRVLRLDPNASHLERLVANTSCRKALQEDLLNYKQKILEAAQRKMSLKICCRDLREYNIPLAALLTEDGTRAPSHCEMEIITERFYSNHFRSSTPVSSSIIPTGEAPPPILP; this is encoded by the exons ATGTCACAGTATTCGCCGTCCTTCGGCAAGTCACCGCTGCCATCGCCACCAGCACCAATTGCTGAGTCCGAATTAGACATCTCGGAATACAGTCCTGAAAATTTGAgag cACAGCCATTAGAAGAAGAAGTCCTCAAAGTTCTCGAAAGCACACGGAATGGTCACGATGTTCATCGAGCTGAGCCGTGCAAAGCATCGCCAAGCATCCCTATACGCCCACTTCCTGTGCCCTTCGAGCCATCCACCCATGAAAG AAAGTGCTCAAGATGCAATATTTCTCTCGGAGTACTGCTTACAGTGTTCCTCATACTGAGTGTAGCATTGTTTATTGTATGGGCCGTCACAAGCAATGGATTCTCCAGTCTAGGCGGTGCTGCGGTTTGCACCTCTAGAGACTGTATCGATACTG CTTTCCGTTTCACAAACTCTATCGACGGTGCTCTGAATCCTTGCGATAATTTTTACCGACATTCTTGTGGCAAATTTCACCGACAAGATctagaaaaacagaagaattttgtggaaataCAGACAGATGCTACTCGACATGCCCTGtatg GGCTTTTGTCAACCACTGACGCAAACGATACCAGCAAGACAGCTAGGATGGCTCGAAATTTGTTCTTATCTTGCACGAATACTACTCAAAG GTCAAGTGCCGGCTACACACCTCTTCTGGATACACTGAAGAATTTACCGTGTGGCCCAATATTGGCGGGATGTAATTTTAATAGCACATTGTATAT ATGGGAACGCCACAGTGGTGTGTTGGGCTGGTATGCTGGAAAGTTCAACTTGATCGTTTTTGGAACAAATGTCCATCCACAAGATCGAACTCAGATCACATTACAA TTTCGTCCACCTGAACTCTCCGGAATTATCAATCCTATTCGTGAAAAGCTTATACGTCTTGCGAATCCAGGACCAACAGAGATTGACACCCTTCTACAAGTGCAACTGAGACAG AATCTCGCCAGAAGCCCTCTTTTTATATTAATGGAGCCCGACGACAAGAAACGACAGACTATGCTTGACGAAGTAGCGCAACTCATGGTTGAAGTCAATAAG ATTGCCACTGTGACATCATCAAATATCACCGACATGACATTTGAGGAGCTTGTGAAGAGAGTATTAAAG TCTGTCGTcaatcttgtcgattctcaagagatcctgtcacctcgtctggccattcttcgcctccgccctctgcgccaaaaacccatcagtatcatcaactgctactcaccaatatcagcagctgatgaaccCGAATTAGACGcattttacgaggagctggaggaggtaatccgcaacgagaagtccttctacaaattcgttgtcggagacttcaacgcaaaactaggaaagaccacagaagaggaatacaggattggaagaagACCAGGGGACctgaatgaaaatggcaaatgTCTCGCCAGGCTATTGTCCGCCGCTctcctctttcatgggaactctcttttcatgaaaaagatcatcgtcggtggacatgagAATCGCCCAatgactcgtgcggagatcgaccacatactcaccaaccggaggtggtgtctattCGACGTCTCAGCAGTatcatccttttgtagtggttctgatcaccgtctccttcctGCGAAAATACGGtctagccacacgatggaaaagaacatctgttatcggcaacgaaggagaaaagaagtcgaggATTGCGTACtagaggactccttgtcccaaggtgactggcacatcgaggaggacccacaCGTGGACTATGAGATGCTGTTCAGGGGATTACGAgtctgtgctgagcgtgcctcgaaaccacgcacgacaaacttggatcgaattccGAAGaacaccaaggaattgttggaaagaagaagggttttgaggcttgatccgaatgcatcgcaccttgagcggttagtagcaaacactagctgcagaaaagcgttgcaggaggaccTTTTGAATTACAAGcaaaagattctggaagcagcacaaagaaaaatgagtcTAAAGATATGCTGCCGGGATCTCCgggaatataatattccgcttgCAGCCTTGCTGACCGAAGACGGAACTCGCGCGCCTTCTCAttgtgagatggaaatcatcacggagaggttctactcgaaccatttccgttcatcaacacCTGTGTCAAGCTCGATCAttcccactggtgaagctccaccaccaATTCTCCCGtag
- a CDS encoding hypothetical protein (NECATOR_CHRIV.G15214.T1), with the protein MTSFRVALAKRGRDGLGRIRVKVGHIGALNALKNDVVVLEVSHKSLRQEHILNDDFDVEIISQNGCGESFEGVAVAADMYHLQKVKAFIGPYCNAEMDAVARMAAFWNIPIIGYMAASNSLSDKKAYPTLARVSLRTTNSIAEATCALLRHYGWYKVAIVTNTGSLAYDRTYAFEEVFHARKITVVKKIIFDEWADSKAMLASGLLQELKNSARIIICLFSNTRESSRELLTAANAQGMSVNEFAYILPWLQKDANCPLLKQQRKVRECVNGSTSRRHHGWQSDVDGAKDVSPWIGSDGTVLQKVKDQYANAIIVDDVNSFDNSVIIPFLDRIKEAGLTEADVDIANIYGYLYLFDALKLYALAAKKVMNETGDARNLVNGRVMWNTMRRMKFTGMLGSSGVASGVVTMDDRAERAPLYRGFFVSPNVDQVQPMVHMEPTMIEKCDGLENKSGCYEIVVTDMMRDFWPSVDRRMPKDEPDCGFRGERCDFTLLIVGAAITVGMILALCGAYILHRIVEKKALDKLPFRIYRDDMQFIDEEQLKSMLSLGSTRTKMSNTNYGARNHAIIGTNTHVIYHKYPQRRPISLNRTDKTLLSWMKQAVHDNVNPFIGITFNEKEEILVIWKFCSRGTLQDIIYNDNITLDQKFHGAFIRDILGGLEYLHASAIGCHGALSTWSCLIDRNWMIKLTDYGIADPLERWEKQQAISVEALKGDDDKSQATQATTLLESIKDGSKVVKPQIQTNKVLNMDLSNLINDCWNSTPEMRPSLRRIKLNVETYLKVKGSLVDQMMRMMEQYTNNLEKLVQERTGMLEDANVRADKLLSQLLPAYVAKELKLGRSVPPKTFSSATVLFSDIVGFTEMCQNASPLEVVNVLNGVFDGFDQFIARRDAYKVETIGDAYMVVSGVPEENGHRHINEIAGIALDVHKFLTEFDVPHKPGTRVVCRLGFHTGPVAAAVVGLNAPRYCLFGDTVNMSSRMESNSEPGKTQISEAANTLLLKEYPDYQTEVRGEIPIKGKGMCTTYWLLGVKRTSANAYLAPSAQGAGGNFGGFLGGTTQASASSLKNPTGSVASK; encoded by the exons ATGACTAGCTTCCGAGTTGCTCTTGCGAAGCGTGGTCGGGATGGTCTAG gacgaatTCGCGTAAAAGTTGGTCACATTGGAGCACTGAACGCTCTCAAAAATGATGTTGTTGTGCTGGAAGTGTCACACAAATCGCTGCGTCAAGAACACATTCTCAATGACGACTTTGACGTAGA AATTATTTCTCAAAACGGATGTGGTGAATCCTTCGAAGGAGTAGCTGTTGCCGCCGACATGTATCATCTACAAAAAGTAAAGGCATTTATCGGACCGTACTGTAACGCAG AAATGGACGCTGTCGCACGTATGGCTGCTTTCTGGAACATACCCATTATCGGGTATATGGCAGCATCAAACTCTCTTTCGGACAAAAAAGCATATCCCACGCTAGCTCGAGTTTCA TTGAGAACAACTAATTCCATTGCTGAGGCTACATGTGCGTTGTTGCGGCATTACGGATGGTACAAG GTTGCGATTGTTACGAACACAGGCAGTCTGGCATACGATCGCACCTATGCTTTCGAGGAAGTGTTTCATGCGCGAAAAATCACAGTTGTTAAGAAG ATTATATTCGATGAATGGGCCGACTCCAAAGCAATGCTAGCCTCAGGACTGCTGCAGGAACTGAAAAATTCGGCTCGAA TTATCATCTGCCTCTTTTCCAACACTCGAGAGTCTTCACGTGAGCTACTTACAGCAGCTAACGCGCAGGGAATGAGCGTGAATGAGTTTGCATACATTCTCCCATGGCTGCAG AAGGATGCGAATTGTCCTTTACTTAAGCAGCAGAGAAAGGTCAGAGAGTGTGTTAATGGCAGCACATCACGACGGCATCACGGATGgcaatctgacgtg GACGGAGCGAAGGATGTTTCTCCGTGGATCGGCTCGGATGGTACCGTGCTGCAAAAAGTTAAAGATCAATACGCCAATGCTATCATT GTGGATGATGTCAACAGTTTCGATAATTCTGTAATAATACCTTTTCTGGATAGAATAAAAGAAGCTGGTCTCACCGAAGCGGACGTGGATATT GCGAACATTTATGGTTACTTGTATCTCTTTGACGCTCTCAAACTATATGCTTTGGCggcaaaaaaagtaatgaacGAAACCGGCGATGCTAGAAATCTGGTGAATGGACGGGTGATGTGGAATACCATGCGACGAATGAAATTCACTG GTATGTTGGGTTCCTCCGGTGTTGCTTCCGGAGTAGTGACTATGGACGACCGTGCTGAACGAGCACCGCTATATCGAGGCTTCTTCGTTTCACCGAACGTTGATCag GTCCAACCGATGGTCCATATGGAGCCAACTATGATCGAGAAATGTGATGGTTTAGAGAATAAGTCGGGATGTTATGAAATC GTGGTGACTGATATGATGAGAGACTTCTGGCCATCAGTCGATCGAAGGATGCCGAAAGACGAACCAGATTGCGGTTTTCGTGGAGAACGCTGCGATTTCACGTTACTAATAGTTGGAGCGGCAATTACTGTAGGGATGATATTAGCACTATGTGGAGCGTACATTCTTCATAGGATTGT agaaaagaaagctttGGATAAGTTGCCGTTCCGCATATATCGTGACGATATGCAGTTTATAGACGAGGAACAGTTGAAAAGCATG TTATCACTTGGAAGCACTAGAACGAAAATGAGTAATACTAATTATGGTGCAAGGAATCACGCTATTATCGGTACGAATACGCACGTCATATACCATAA ATACCCCCAACGTCGTCCGATTTCACTTAATCGTACTGATAAAACGCTTCTTTCATGG ATGAAGCAGGCCGTACACGATAACGTCAATCCATTCATTGGTATTACATTCAatgagaaggaagaaataCTTGTGATTTGGAAGTTTTGTTCGCG CGGAACTCTGCAAGATATTATCTATAACGACAATATCACATTGGATCAGAAGTTTCATGGAGCATTTATACGAGACATACTGGGAGGTCTCGAGTATCTCCACGCCTCTGCAATCGGCTGTCATGGGGCACTGTCAACATGGTCTTGCTTGATTGATAGAAACTGGATGATTAAACTTACAGACTACG gtATTGCCGATCCCCTCGAGCGCTGGGAAAAACAACAAGCAATCTCTGTTGAAGCACTCAAAGGAGACGACGATAAATCTCAAGCAACTCAAGCGACCA CACTGCTCGAAAGTATAAAGGATGGATCAAAAGTAGTTAAGCCACaaattcaaacaaacaaa GTGCTGAATATGGATCTGTCCAATCTTATTAACGACTGCTGGAATTCGACTCCCGAGATGAGGCCTAGTTTGCGGAGAATAAAACTCAACGTTGAGACTTATTTAAAAGT AAAAGGAAGTCTCGTTGATCAAATGATGCGAATGATGGAGCAG TACACGAATAACCTTGAGAAGCTAGTGCAGGAGCGCACTGGAATGTTGGAGGATGCGAACGTTAGAGCGGACAAGTTGCTTAGTCAACTCCTTCCTgc ATACGTAGCAAAAGAACTGAAATTGGGTAGATCGGTGCCTCCAAAAACGTTCAGCTCAGCGACAGTTCTTTTCAG TGACATTGTGGGTTTCACAGAAATGTGTCAGAATGCTAGTCCATTGGAGGTTGTTAACGTTCTCAACGGAGTTTTCGACGGGTTCGATCAGTTCATTGCACGTCGCGACGCTTACAAG GTGGAAACTATCGGCGACGCATACATGGTCGTTTCTGGCGTTCCTGAAGAAAATGGACATCGACATATAAATGAAATCGCTGGTATCGCCCTCGATGTTCACAAG TTTCTCACGGAGTTCGACGTTCCTCACAAGCCTGGCACAAGAGTCGTTTGTCGCCTCGGATTTCATACAG GACCTGTCGCTGCAGCCGTTGTGGGACTCAACGCTCCACGCTATTGTTTATTCGGAGATACG GTGAATATGTCATCTAGAATGGAGAGCAACAGTGAGCCGGGTAAAACCCAGATTAGTGAAGCAGCAAACACTCTTCTGCTGAAAGAGTATCCAGACTATCAGACTGAAGTGCGCGGCGAGATTCCAATTAAG ggTAAAGGAATGTGTACAACGTACTGGCTGTTAGGTGTTAAGAGAACATCAGCCAACGCTTATCTTGCTCCGTCTGCGCAAGGG GCGGGCGGCAACTTTGGTGGATTTCTGGGTGGTACTACGCAGGCGAGCGCCAGCTCGTTGAAGAATCCCACAGGAAGCGTGGCATCGAAGTGA
- a CDS encoding hypothetical protein (NECATOR_CHRIV.G15214.T2), which yields MTSFRVALAKRGRDGLGRIRVKVGHIGALNALKNDVVVLEVSHKSLRQEHILNDDFDVEIISQNGCGESFEGVAVAADMYHLQKVKAFIGPYCNAEMDAVARMAAFWNIPIIGYMAASNSLSDKKAYPTLARVSLRTTNSIAEATCALLRHYGWYKVAIVTNTGSLAYDRTYAFEEVFHARKITVVKKIIFDEWADSKAMLASGLLQELKNSARIIICLFSNTRESSRELLTAANAQGMSVNEFAYILPWLQKDANCPLLKQQRKVRECVNGSTSRRHHGWQSDVVDDVNSFDNSVIIPFLDRIKEAGLTEADVDIANIYGYLYLFDALKLYALAAKKVMNETGDARNLVNGRVMWNTMRRMKFTGMLGSSGVASGVVTMDDRAERAPLYRGFFVSPNVDQVQPMVHMEPTMIEKCDGLENKSGCYEIVVTDMMRDFWPSVDRRMPKDEPDCGFRGERCDFTLLIVGAAITVGMILALCGAYILHRIVEKKALDKLPFRIYRDDMQFIDEEQLKSMMKQAVHDNVNPFIGITFNEKEEILVIWKFCSRGTLQDIIYNDNITLDQKFHGAFIRDILGGLEYLHASAIGCHGALSTWSCLIDRNWMIKLTDYGIADPLERWEKQQAISVEALKGDDDKSQATQATSALYEAPELLKNREKNRLRRMDQDWMKQSQSRRQLGDIYGFGIIMYEIFFRALPFPDNTDITALLESIKDGSKVVKPQIQTNKVLNMDLSNLINDCWNSTPEMRPSLRRIKLNVETYLKVKGSLVDQMMRMMEQYTNNLEKLVQERTGMLEDANVRADKLLSQLLPAYVAKELKLGRSVPPKTFSSATVLFSDIVGFTEMCQNASPLEVVNVLNGVFDGFDQFIARRDAYKVETIGDAYMVVSGVPEENGHRHINEIAGIALDVHKFLTEFDVPHKPGTRVVCRLGFHTGPVAAAVVGLNAPRYCLFGDTVNMSSRMESNSEPGKTQISEAANTLLLKEYPDYQTEVRGEIPIKGKGMCTTYWLLGVKRTSANAYLAPSAQGAGGNFGGFLGGTTQASASSLKNPTGSVASK from the exons ATGACTAGCTTCCGAGTTGCTCTTGCGAAGCGTGGTCGGGATGGTCTAG gacgaatTCGCGTAAAAGTTGGTCACATTGGAGCACTGAACGCTCTCAAAAATGATGTTGTTGTGCTGGAAGTGTCACACAAATCGCTGCGTCAAGAACACATTCTCAATGACGACTTTGACGTAGA AATTATTTCTCAAAACGGATGTGGTGAATCCTTCGAAGGAGTAGCTGTTGCCGCCGACATGTATCATCTACAAAAAGTAAAGGCATTTATCGGACCGTACTGTAACGCAG AAATGGACGCTGTCGCACGTATGGCTGCTTTCTGGAACATACCCATTATCGGGTATATGGCAGCATCAAACTCTCTTTCGGACAAAAAAGCATATCCCACGCTAGCTCGAGTTTCA TTGAGAACAACTAATTCCATTGCTGAGGCTACATGTGCGTTGTTGCGGCATTACGGATGGTACAAG GTTGCGATTGTTACGAACACAGGCAGTCTGGCATACGATCGCACCTATGCTTTCGAGGAAGTGTTTCATGCGCGAAAAATCACAGTTGTTAAGAAG ATTATATTCGATGAATGGGCCGACTCCAAAGCAATGCTAGCCTCAGGACTGCTGCAGGAACTGAAAAATTCGGCTCGAA TTATCATCTGCCTCTTTTCCAACACTCGAGAGTCTTCACGTGAGCTACTTACAGCAGCTAACGCGCAGGGAATGAGCGTGAATGAGTTTGCATACATTCTCCCATGGCTGCAG AAGGATGCGAATTGTCCTTTACTTAAGCAGCAGAGAAAGGTCAGAGAGTGTGTTAATGGCAGCACATCACGACGGCATCACGGATGgcaatctgacgtg GTGGATGATGTCAACAGTTTCGATAATTCTGTAATAATACCTTTTCTGGATAGAATAAAAGAAGCTGGTCTCACCGAAGCGGACGTGGATATT GCGAACATTTATGGTTACTTGTATCTCTTTGACGCTCTCAAACTATATGCTTTGGCggcaaaaaaagtaatgaacGAAACCGGCGATGCTAGAAATCTGGTGAATGGACGGGTGATGTGGAATACCATGCGACGAATGAAATTCACTG GTATGTTGGGTTCCTCCGGTGTTGCTTCCGGAGTAGTGACTATGGACGACCGTGCTGAACGAGCACCGCTATATCGAGGCTTCTTCGTTTCACCGAACGTTGATCag GTCCAACCGATGGTCCATATGGAGCCAACTATGATCGAGAAATGTGATGGTTTAGAGAATAAGTCGGGATGTTATGAAATC GTGGTGACTGATATGATGAGAGACTTCTGGCCATCAGTCGATCGAAGGATGCCGAAAGACGAACCAGATTGCGGTTTTCGTGGAGAACGCTGCGATTTCACGTTACTAATAGTTGGAGCGGCAATTACTGTAGGGATGATATTAGCACTATGTGGAGCGTACATTCTTCATAGGATTGT agaaaagaaagctttGGATAAGTTGCCGTTCCGCATATATCGTGACGATATGCAGTTTATAGACGAGGAACAGTTGAAAAGCATG ATGAAGCAGGCCGTACACGATAACGTCAATCCATTCATTGGTATTACATTCAatgagaaggaagaaataCTTGTGATTTGGAAGTTTTGTTCGCG CGGAACTCTGCAAGATATTATCTATAACGACAATATCACATTGGATCAGAAGTTTCATGGAGCATTTATACGAGACATACTGGGAGGTCTCGAGTATCTCCACGCCTCTGCAATCGGCTGTCATGGGGCACTGTCAACATGGTCTTGCTTGATTGATAGAAACTGGATGATTAAACTTACAGACTACG gtATTGCCGATCCCCTCGAGCGCTGGGAAAAACAACAAGCAATCTCTGTTGAAGCACTCAAAGGAGACGACGATAAATCTCAAGCAACTCAAGCGACCA GCGCTCTTTACGAAGCACCTGAACTACTGAAAAATCGCGAAAAAAATCGTCTGCGCAGGATGGATCAGGATTGGATGAAGCAGTCGCAG TCACGTCGACAACTCGGCGACATATATGGATTCGGAATAATTATGTACGAAATATTCTTCCGAGCACTTCCCTTCCCTGATAACACTGACATTACTG CACTGCTCGAAAGTATAAAGGATGGATCAAAAGTAGTTAAGCCACaaattcaaacaaacaaa GTGCTGAATATGGATCTGTCCAATCTTATTAACGACTGCTGGAATTCGACTCCCGAGATGAGGCCTAGTTTGCGGAGAATAAAACTCAACGTTGAGACTTATTTAAAAGT AAAAGGAAGTCTCGTTGATCAAATGATGCGAATGATGGAGCAG TACACGAATAACCTTGAGAAGCTAGTGCAGGAGCGCACTGGAATGTTGGAGGATGCGAACGTTAGAGCGGACAAGTTGCTTAGTCAACTCCTTCCTgc ATACGTAGCAAAAGAACTGAAATTGGGTAGATCGGTGCCTCCAAAAACGTTCAGCTCAGCGACAGTTCTTTTCAG TGACATTGTGGGTTTCACAGAAATGTGTCAGAATGCTAGTCCATTGGAGGTTGTTAACGTTCTCAACGGAGTTTTCGACGGGTTCGATCAGTTCATTGCACGTCGCGACGCTTACAAG GTGGAAACTATCGGCGACGCATACATGGTCGTTTCTGGCGTTCCTGAAGAAAATGGACATCGACATATAAATGAAATCGCTGGTATCGCCCTCGATGTTCACAAG TTTCTCACGGAGTTCGACGTTCCTCACAAGCCTGGCACAAGAGTCGTTTGTCGCCTCGGATTTCATACAG GACCTGTCGCTGCAGCCGTTGTGGGACTCAACGCTCCACGCTATTGTTTATTCGGAGATACG GTGAATATGTCATCTAGAATGGAGAGCAACAGTGAGCCGGGTAAAACCCAGATTAGTGAAGCAGCAAACACTCTTCTGCTGAAAGAGTATCCAGACTATCAGACTGAAGTGCGCGGCGAGATTCCAATTAAG ggTAAAGGAATGTGTACAACGTACTGGCTGTTAGGTGTTAAGAGAACATCAGCCAACGCTTATCTTGCTCCGTCTGCGCAAGGG GCGGGCGGCAACTTTGGTGGATTTCTGGGTGGTACTACGCAGGCGAGCGCCAGCTCGTTGAAGAATCCCACAGGAAGCGTGGCATCGAAGTGA
- a CDS encoding hypothetical protein (NECATOR_CHRIV.G15215.T2): MSQYSPSFGKSPLPSPPAPIAESELDISEYSPENLRAQPLEEEVLKVLESTRNGHDVHRAEPCKASPSIPIRPLPVPFEPSTHERKCSRCNISLGVLLTVFLILSVALFIVWAVTSNGFSSLGGAAVCTSRDCIDTAFRFTNSIDGALNPCDNFYRHSCGKFHRQDLEKQKNFVEIQTDATRHALYGLLSTTDANDTSKTARMARNLFLSCTNTTQRSSAGYTPLLDTLKNLPCGPILAGCNFNSTLYIWERHSGVLGWYAGKFNLIVFGTNVHPQDRTQITLQFRPPELSGIINPIREKLIRLANPGPTEIDTLLQVQLRQNLARSPLFILMEPDDKKRQTMLDEVAQLMVEVNKIATVTSSNITDMTFEELVKRVLKETCIRDTAITSILKMSSRCPLYECGTAEESDFGS; the protein is encoded by the exons ATGTCACAGTATTCGCCGTCCTTCGGCAAGTCACCGCTGCCATCGCCACCAGCACCAATTGCTGAGTCCGAATTAGACATCTCGGAATACAGTCCTGAAAATTTGAgag cACAGCCATTAGAAGAAGAAGTCCTCAAAGTTCTCGAAAGCACACGGAATGGTCACGATGTTCATCGAGCTGAGCCGTGCAAAGCATCGCCAAGCATCCCTATACGCCCACTTCCTGTGCCCTTCGAGCCATCCACCCATGAAAG AAAGTGCTCAAGATGCAATATTTCTCTCGGAGTACTGCTTACAGTGTTCCTCATACTGAGTGTAGCATTGTTTATTGTATGGGCCGTCACAAGCAATGGATTCTCCAGTCTAGGCGGTGCTGCGGTTTGCACCTCTAGAGACTGTATCGATACTG CTTTCCGTTTCACAAACTCTATCGACGGTGCTCTGAATCCTTGCGATAATTTTTACCGACATTCTTGTGGCAAATTTCACCGACAAGATctagaaaaacagaagaattttgtggaaataCAGACAGATGCTACTCGACATGCCCTGtatg GGCTTTTGTCAACCACTGACGCAAACGATACCAGCAAGACAGCTAGGATGGCTCGAAATTTGTTCTTATCTTGCACGAATACTACTCAAAG GTCAAGTGCCGGCTACACACCTCTTCTGGATACACTGAAGAATTTACCGTGTGGCCCAATATTGGCGGGATGTAATTTTAATAGCACATTGTATAT ATGGGAACGCCACAGTGGTGTGTTGGGCTGGTATGCTGGAAAGTTCAACTTGATCGTTTTTGGAACAAATGTCCATCCACAAGATCGAACTCAGATCACATTACAA TTTCGTCCACCTGAACTCTCCGGAATTATCAATCCTATTCGTGAAAAGCTTATACGTCTTGCGAATCCAGGACCAACAGAGATTGACACCCTTCTACAAGTGCAACTGAGACAG AATCTCGCCAGAAGCCCTCTTTTTATATTAATGGAGCCCGACGACAAGAAACGACAGACTATGCTTGACGAAGTAGCGCAACTCATGGTTGAAGTCAATAAG ATTGCCACTGTGACATCATCAAATATCACCGACATGACATTTGAGGAGCTTGTGAAGAGAGTATTAAAG gaaacatgCATCAGGGATACGGCCATCACCAGTATCCTCAAGATGTCTTCAAGATGCCCTTTGTACGAGTGCGGGACTGCAGAGGAATCAGACtttggatcgtaa
- a CDS encoding hypothetical protein (NECATOR_CHRIV.G15213.T1): MRPLELTVITFLVVTLFVTSSSAARNCGTNEVYDSCVNPNCYGTCGNLYPSCPRICGKGGCRCQQGYVRKSKGGPCVHWSQC; this comes from the exons ATGCGCCCACTCGAGCTTACTGTTATTACTTTCTTG GTTGTGACACTCTTCGTCACAAGCAGCAGTGctg CAAGAAACTGCGGGACGAACGAAGTTTATGATTCGTGCGTGAACCCAAACTGCTACGGCACATGCGGGAACCTCTAT CCATCCTGCCCCAGAATTTGCGGTAAAGGTGGCTGCAGGTGTCAACAAGGTTATGTTCGTAAAAGTAAAGGAGGCCCATGTGTACATTGGTCTCAGTGCTGA